The Strix aluco isolate bStrAlu1 chromosome Z, bStrAlu1.hap1, whole genome shotgun sequence genome contains a region encoding:
- the LOC141918787 gene encoding LOW QUALITY PROTEIN: uncharacterized protein LOC141918787 (The sequence of the model RefSeq protein was modified relative to this genomic sequence to represent the inferred CDS: inserted 2 bases in 1 codon; deleted 3 bases in 2 codons) — MGHQKQKVANCELQITNAQTREDNPILEELLCLICKEITSHAVIIPFCGNSYCDESPLGRDLLEQLGAIINFNNGEITLEVNNQELIQIMSLSLTSVPTEGQISEKIINQVYPGVWATDTPGRAKNAPPVEVNLKEGQQPVRIKQYPLKKEDREGIQPVIEKFLQIGLLKECESNFNTPILPVRKPDGTYRIVQDLRAVRFKNSPTIFGNQLAKDLELWEIPAPPEEGKLLQYVDDILIATKTEEGCAAWTVSLLNFLGLQGYRVSKKKAQVVRREVIYLGYEISAGKRTLGQARKEAICQTPRPQTVKELRTFLGMTGWCRLWIYNYGLLVKPLYALTATEQKNLQWNKEAIQAFDSLKKTLIFPKYQAELVEQDDVDIVVTNIVNPDSFLSGNTGEPVQHDCLETIEATYSSCTDLKDNLMEDTENWFTDGSSYVLSGKSSIKLGNNGPVHNIQPGDYVYVKSLAEKTLEPQWEGPFQVLLTTFTAIKIKEQTSWIHHTRTYSSQNENNEDYEIPPITPPNLPDPSLLHLVDHETGYHSLCHSLPPNSLIPAYPYQNMDLPAIMVSNMLSQDRHLLSSQLPTIQEMVHSDATSYESNRQVPLINRPEMLAGPMSALSQSQLISQMGMRSGVTHGSPSPPGSKSATSSPSSSTQEEETESHYKVTGEKRPSADLGKKPKSQKKKKKKDPNEPQKPVSTYALFFRDTQATIKGQNPNATFGDVSKIVASMWDSLGEEQKQAYKRETEAAKKEYLKALAAYRASLVSKSSADQGETKSSQSNPPSKMIPPKQXPDASSPYPGLGSFNYRGHPHPSLSRTLTSKPMLPSISASLPPSFQISLPLHQQLSLHHLQSSLLSQPLSMQQVPQQPLLSPPHHYRYSPPMNASPPGQQDFSHISSEFQNSVGPRSPGASNPPGSTEWY; from the exons CGCCCCTGGGGAGGGACTTATTAGAACAATTAGGAGCAATCATCAATTTTAACAAtggagagattactctggaggtaaacaATCAAGAACTCATTCAAATCATGAGCTTATCTCTAACCAGTGTTCCCACAGAGGGACAAATTAGCGAGAAAATCATTAATCAAGTGTATCCTGGAGTGTGGGCCACTGACACACCTGGAAGGGCGAAGAATGCTCCCCCCGTAGAGGTAAAccttaaagaaggacaacaaccGGTAAGAATTAAACAGTACCCCCTAAAAAAGGAGGATCGGGAAGGGATCCAGCCAGTTATAGAAAAGTTTTTGCAAATAGGATTGTTAAAAGAGTGTGaatctaattttaatactcccatattacctgtccgGAAACCTGACGGGACATATAGAATAGTTCAGGACCTAAGAGCAGTCA gatttaaaaacagccccactaTATTTGGTAACCAATTAGCAAAGGACCTCGAGCTATGGGAAATCCCAGCTCCACCTGAAGAAGGAAAGCTGctgcaatatgtggatgacatccTAATCGCCACCAAGACCGAAGAAGGCTGTGCAGCCTGGACAGTaagccttttaaattttctgggacttcAGGGCTACCGGGTATCTAAAAAGAAGGCTCAAGTAGTACGGCGTGAAGTGATCTATCTGGGATATGAGATCAGTGCTGGAAAGAGAACATTAGGACAAGCTCGGAAGGAGGCAATTTGCCAGACTCCAaggccacaaacagtgaaagaatTGCGAACATTCCTGGGAATGACAGGTTGGTGCAGGCTGTGGATCTATAACTATGGACTACTTGTCAAACCCTTATATGCACTAACCgccactgaacagaaaaatcttcaATGGAACAAAGAGGCCATACAAGCTTTTGATTCGCTGAAGAAGACCCTAAT ATTCCCGAAATATCAGGCTGAATTAGTGGAACAGGACGATGTGGATATCGTAGTAACTAACATTGTCAACCCAGATTCTTTCCTTAGCGGAAACACAGGAGAGCCAGTGCAACATGACTGCCTGGAGACCATTGAAGCAACCTACTCAAGCTGCACAGATTTGAAGGACAACCTGATGGAAGATACAGAAAACTGGTTTACAGATGGGAGTAGCTATGTCCTGAGTGGCAAAAG CTCAATAAAACTGGGAAACAATGggcctgtgcataatatacaacCTGGAGActatgtgtatgttaagtctcttgcagaaaagacgTTGGAACCACAGTGGGAAGGGCCATTTCAAGTACTGCTCACGACATTTACAGCGATCAAAATTAAAGAACAGACATCATGGATACATCATACCAGGACGTATAGCAGTCAGAATGAGAATAATGAAGACTATGAGATCCCTCCCATAACACCTCCTAATCTCCCCGACCCTTCCCTCCTGCACTTGGTGGACCACGAAACTGGATATCACTCCCTGTGCCACAGCCTCCCTCCAAACAGCCTGATACCAGCGTACCCCTACCAGAACATGGACCTGCCGGCCATCATGGTCTCCAACATGTTGAGTCAGGACAGGCATCTTCTCTCCAGCCAACTACCCACAATCCAGGAGATGGTCCACTCAGACGCCACGTCCTATGAGTCCAACCGGCAAGTGCCCCTGATCAATCGCCCCGAGATGTTAGCTGGCCCCATGAGCGCGCTCAGCCAGTCACAGCTGATTTCTCAGATGGGGATGCGGAGCGGTGTTACCCACGGTTCCCCATCGCCCCCGGGAAGTAAGTCTGCTACATCATCTCCCTCCAGTTCTActcaggaagaggagacagagtcACATTATAAGGTTACTGGAGAGAAAAGACCATCAGCAGACCTGGGCAAAAAGcccaaaagccaaaaaaagaagaaaaagaaggatccCAATGAGCCTCAGAAGCCCGTGTCAACCTACGCCCTGTTTTTCAGAGACACACAAGCAACCATCAAAGGGCAGAACCCCAATGCTACCTTTGGAGACGTATCGAAAATTGTTGCGTCAATGTGGGACAGCTTAGGAGAAGAGCAAAAACAAGCGTACAAGAGGGAAACAGAAGCCGCGAAGAAGGAGTACCTGAAAGCCCTGGCAGCGTACCGGGCCAGCCTTGTCTCCAAGAGCTCTGCCGACCAGGGGGAGACGAAAAGTTCCCAGAGCAATCCACCTTCCAAAATGATCCCCCCCAAGCA ACCCGATGCTTCCTCACCCTACCCTGGCCTGGGCTCGTTCAACTACCGtggccac ccccaccccagcctctcCCGGACCCTCACCTCCAAACCCATGCTGCCCAGCATCAGTGCCTCCCTGCCGCCCTCCTTCCAGATCAGCctccccctccaccagcagctctCCTTGCACCACCTGCAGAGCTCCCTCCTCAGCCAGCCCCTCAGCATGCAGCAGgtcccccagcagcccctcctgtcccccccccaT CACTACAGGTACAGCCCCCCCATGAATGCCTCGCCTCCCGGGCAGCAGGACTTCTCACATATTTCGTCTGAGTTTCAAAACAGTGTCGGACCCCGTTCACCTGGTGCATCAAACCCTCCAGGAAGCACTGAGTGGTACTAA